The following proteins are encoded in a genomic region of Drosophila bipectinata strain 14024-0381.07 chromosome XL, DbipHiC1v2, whole genome shotgun sequence:
- the C901 gene encoding delta-like protein 4, with the protein MWPEKKATLLLISFIVLPGSDSFRRNFEARQSTNSNIPLWKQRACEKSQKQKQNVHYICDEKGDFKCLPGWQGDLCQVPMCRRGCDPMNGYCQRPGECRCRIGYSGEMCDQCIPLPGCQHGGCTKPFECICKPGWAGLFCTEPTCRSGCHSTRGYCEAPGECRCRIGYGGRTCTECATMPGCQHGTCNKPLECLCLPGYTGLLCQTPLCDPDCSKQHGYCRKPGECRCKVGWTGSQCDKCFPYPGCANGDCEAPWECNCHPGWGGMLCDEKLNYCLDHPETCENEGKCISLSREDGSYRCQCRQGYLGKNCEIRDDFLLTSVAPPRITPPTPPTPTATADSDLNLEGTGVVEKLPAGANEPEPVPKPETETEPESRTNDTTTVTQATGNVTTMVVASLALATGAGSHNATNEALSAITTAAPPPPSPPLQPGRSTIKGNATSVAGPALPPSSGLQELPTKATLVATSASSVALNNKDKQPAASAAAVVEEEEEDDDEDEDDEEEDEEYEEEDEDEDDEEDDSDQLIPNII; encoded by the exons atgtggcCCGAAAAGAAGGCAACTCTTCTCCTAATCAGCTTCATAGTGCTGCCAGGAAGTGATTCCTTTCGACGCAATTTCGAGGCACGTCAGAGCACCAACTCTAATATTCCCCTTTGGAAACAAAGG GCCTGtgaaaaatcccaaaaacaaaagcaaaacgtTCATTATATCTGCGATGAGAAGGGCGACTTCAAGTGCCTTCCCGGCTGGCAGGGAGATCTCTGCCAGGTGCCGATGTGCCGGCGAGGATGTGATCCCATGAACGGCTACTGCCAGCGACCAGGAGAGTGCCGGTGCCGCATCGGCTATAGCGGGGAGATGTGCGATCAGTGCATCCCCCTGCCGGGCTGTCAGCACGGCGGGTGCACCAAGCCCTTCGAATGCATCTGCAAGCCAGGATGGGCGGGTCTCTTCTGCACAGAAC CCACCTGTCGGAGTGGCTGCCACAGCACGCGAGGCTACTGCGAGGCACCGGGAGAGTGTCGCTGCCGCATCGGTTATGGAGGACGCACCTGCACCGAATGTGCCACCATGCCGGGCTGCCAGCACGGAACCTGCAACAAGCCGCTGGAGTGTCTCTGCCTACCTGGCTATACGGGCCTGCTGTGCCAGACAC CCCTTTGCGATCCGGATTGCAGCAAACAGCACGGCTACTGCCGTAAACCTGGAGAGTGCCG CTGCAAAGTGGGCTGGACGGGTAGCCAGTGCGACAAATGCTTCCCATATCCGGGATGTGCCAATGGAGATTGTGAGGCGCCGTGGGAGTGCAACTGCCACCCGGGATGGGGTGGAATGCTTTGCGACGAGA AGCTCAACTACTGCCTGGATCATCCGGAGACGTGTGAAAATGAGGGAAAATGCATATCCCTTAGCCGGGAGGATGGTAGCTATCGTTGCCAGTGCCGGCAGGGGTATCTGGGCAAGAACTGTGAGATTCGGGATGACTTTTTGTTGACCTCGGTGGCGCCGCCGCGTATCACACCGCCCACTCCGCCCACACCCACTGCCACAGCAGACTCTGATTTGAATTTGGAGGGAACAGGTGTTGTGGAAAAGTTGCCGGCGGGAGCTAACGAGCCGGAGCCGGTGCCGAAGccggagacggagacggagcCGGAGAGCCGGACAAATGATACCACAACTGTGACGCAGGCCACAGGCAACGTGACGACCATGGTGGTGGCCTCGTTGGCGCTGGCAACTGGAGCTGGCAGCCACAATGCGACTAATGAAGCGTTAAGCGCCATCACAACTGCTGCTCCGCCTCCCCCATCGCCACCCCTGCAGCCAGGGCGCTCCACCATAAAAGGGAACGCAACAAGTGTGGCTGGACCAGCATTACCCCCATCATCAGGACTTCAGGAGTTGCCAACAAAGGCAACACTAGTGGCAACATCTGCATCCTCCGTGGCACTCAACAACAAGGATAAACAGCCAGCGGCgtcggcggcggcggtggtggaggaggaggaggaggatgacgacgaggatgaggacgacgaggaggaggacgaggagtacgaggaggaggacgaggacgaggacgacgaggaggacgaCAGCGATCAACTTATACCAAATATAATATAG
- the Myo10A gene encoding myosin-G heavy chain isoform X2, with protein sequence MSQSVRASKSNQAAASVQLATGGGSVPHKFSSIVNKVESLISKMHHDKVNNFKLLQQQGQEKHQDQKDQLQDQEQECKCASLDSLNNLTDEEQEMLYTDSDDAEIAHITGTTAAQVHHAQQQQLQMQLQTRRSDLDQLTNESIRELNEQCCLMPAETSGGDLGLANDNAWSVEEDIVYKCCTATTSATMKSNSSGGSLCEQCCLEEQQLTYKLQMSGQHVDSNNNHNHDEGEEEQVHLEVDLKMEEQVKLEQTNLEHCLAQAMPQSLAALALAPSNVIGCPIPPGNPPALLLGGGTKTRRVSNASSGSVSRMETILEEPTESKISVKEILARFETMNSNESQSKASTLSSGARAAAQTLNVPLERLESRQAHNQRNEHGVEGSSSRQNDSQQQQQQQSSNQMQSLHHQQSELHHHLQHQQQLEQEALEEQQIASEHQQQQHQQQRFLKQQSYLHSARKSNAGQQPSSLTNGQSHHQQQQQQEQLHQSLPHHDLDANYLQDESNGGTPPSVTKYSLLQFAMQHFRNDQLRDADRHHERHQSAANRSYAELVKWQGHAIRLPLLRLPNDLAPLALECFDCILRYCGDIPLDPDLTEVKCVYTVLMHCHKYLALRDEVYCQLMKQTTANRSPCPDSSQRAWRLLSILAAYFGCSDALRPYLMEHLTSAASDRRRSCHGTAAVCLTNLRKTARCGGRKNVPSVEEVTAVSAGRSARRQIYRLPGGAERVVNTRCSTVVADVIAELCALLGVESEAEQQEFSLYCIVQGDAFTMPLAADEYILDVTTELLKSGQPFYLIFCRSVWHFALKREPAPMPLYVEVLFNQVAPDYLEGLLLELPGNGVPVPEMVRDMARIAALLHRAADLSHVPAMKEIKFLLPKPALGIREIRPAQWVGLVQSAWPQVAGLSPGQVKAQFLNVLAAWPLFGSSFFAVKRIWAEEGPHVEDNHSPMWRDLILALNRRGVLFLDPNTHETLQHWSFMEVISTRKVRSEDGALFLDMKVGNLMQQRVIRVQTEQAHEISRLVRQYITMAQISQRDKRELN encoded by the exons ATGTCGCAGAGTGTTCGGGCCAGCAAATCCAACCAGGCAGCCGCATCCGTGCAACTGGCCACTGGAGGCGGCAGTGTGCCCCACAAATTCAGCAGCATTGTCAACAAGGTGGAGTCTCTGATCAGTAAGATGCACCACGACAAGGTCAACAACTTCAAGTTGCTGCAACAGCAGGGCCAGGAGAAGCATCAGGACCAAAAAGATCAGCTGCAGGATCAGGAACAGGAGTGCAAGTGCGCCTCCTTGGATTCCCTAAACAACCTCACAGACGAGGAGCAGGAAATGCTTTACACGGACTCGGATGATGCGGAAATAGCCCATATAACTGGCACCACTGCGGCCCAAGTGCATCAtgcccagcaacagcaactccAGATGCAATTGCAGACCCGGAGAAGTGATCTCGACCAGCTGACGAATGAGAGTATCCGCGAACTGAACGAACAGTGCTGTTTGATGCCGGCGGAGACGTCTGGCGGGGATCTGGGGCTGGCCAACGACAATGCCTGGAGCGTGGAGGAGGACATCGTGTACAAGTGCTGCACAGCCACCACCTCGGCCACCATGAAGTCAAACTCCTCGGGCGGATCTCTCTGCGAGCAGTGCTGcctggaggagcagcagctcaCCTACAAGCTCCAAATGTCAGGACAGCATGTGGATAGTAACAATAATCACAACCACGATGAAGGGGAGGAAGAGCAGGTGCATCTGGAAGTAGATCTGAAAATGGAGGAGCAGGTCAAGTTGGAACAGACTAACCTGGAGCACTGCCTGGCCCAGGCAATGCCACAATCTCTGGCAGCTCTGGCTTTAGCTCCATCCAATGTCATTGGATGCCCGATACCTCCGGGCAATCCGCCAGCTCTGCTTCTCGGCGGCGGCACCAAGACCCGGAGGGTCAGCAACGCCAGCAGCGGATCCGTCAGCCGCATGGAGACCATTCTCGAGGAGCCCACGGAGTCCAAGATCTCCGTCAAGGAGATTCTGGCCCGATTCGAGACCATGAACTCTAATGAG TCCCAATCAAAGGCCTCAACTCTGTCGTCGGGCGCACGGGCCGCAGCCCAGACCCTGAATGTGCCGCTGGAACGCCTGGAGTCCCGCCAGGCGCACAACCAGCGCAACGAGCACGGCGTGGAGGGCTCCTCCTCTCGCCAGAACGActcccagcaacagcagcagcaacaatccTCCAATCAGATGCAATCGCTGCACCACCAACAGTCCGAGCTGCACCACCACctgcagcaccagcagcagctggaGCAGGAGGCCCTGGAGGAGCAGCAAATCGCCTCGgagcatcagcaacagcaacaccagcaacagcgATTCCTCAAGCAGCAGAGCTATCTGCACTCGGCACGGAAATCGAATGCCGGCCAGCAGCCATCCTCCCTCACCAACGGACAGAGTCatcaccagcaacagcagcagcaggagcaactGCATCAGTCCCTGCCGCATCACGATCTGGACGCCAACTATCTGCAGGATGAGAGCAATGGCGGTACTCCGCCCTCCGTCACCAAGTACTCGCTGCTCCAGTTTGCGATGCAACATTTCCGTAATGA CCAATTGAGAGATGCGGATCGTCACCATGAGAGGCATCAGTCTGCCGCGAATCGTTCGTACGCGGAGCTCGTCAAGTGGCAAGGACATGCTATCAGGTTGCCCCTTCTTCGGCTGCCCAATGATCTGGCGCCCCTGGCTCTGGAGTGCTTCGACTGCATTCTGCGCTATTGCGGCGACATACCCCTGGATCCCGACCTCACCGAGGTCAAGTGCGTCTACACTGTGCTCATG CACTGTCACAAATATCTGGCCCTCCGCGACGAGGTCTACTGCCAGCTGATGAAACAGACCACGGCCAATAGATCACCCTGCCCGGATAGCTCGCAGCGCGCCTGGCGACTCCTCAGCATACTGGCCGCTTACTTTGGCTGCTCGGATGCACTGCGTCCGTACTTAATGGAGCATCTGACCTCGGCTGCCTCGGACAGGAGGCGTTCCTGCCATGGAACCGCCGCCGTTTGCCTCACGAATCTCCGGAAGACGGCACGCTGTGGCGGCCGAAAGAATGTGCCCAGCGTGGAGGAGGTCACGGCCGTGTCGGCTGGAAGATCGGCTCGTCGCCAGATCTACCGACTGCCGGGAGGAGCAGAGCGAGTGGTGAACACCCGCTGCTCCACCGTGGTGGCCGATGTCATCGCGGAGTTGTGCGCCCTCCTCGGCGTGGAGTCCGAGGCCGAACAGCAGGAGTTCTCGCTGTACTGCATCGTCCAGGGCGATGCCTTTACCATGCCCCTGGCTGCGGATGAGTATATTCTGGATGTGACCACGGAGCTGCTGAAGTCCGGCCAGCCCTTCTACCTGATCTTCTGCCGATCCGTGTGGCACTTTGCTCTGAAGCGGGAGCCCGCTCCGATGCCACTCTACGTGGAGGTGCTCTTCAATCAGGTGGCTCCCGACTACCTGGAGGGTCTGCTGCTGGAGCTGCCGGGCAACGGAGTGCCCGTGCCGGAGATGGTGCGCGACATGGCCCGGATAGCCGCCCTCCTACATCGCGCCGCCGACCTGAGCCACGTTCCGGCCATGAAGGAGATCAAGTTCTTGCTGCCCAAGCCGGCGCTGGGCATTCGCGAGATCCGTCCCGCCCAGTGGGTGGGCCTGGTGCAGTCCGCTTGGCCGCAGGTGGCTGGTCTGAGTCCCGGCCAGGTGAAGGCCCAGTTCCTGAATGTCCTGGCAGCTTGGCCGCTCTTCGGCAGCAGTTTCTTTGCCGTGAAACGTATCTGGGCGGAGGAGGGTCCCCACGTGGAGGACAATCACAGTCCCATGTGGCGTGACCTCATCCTGGCGCTGAATCGAAGGGGTGTGCTCTTCCTGGATCCCAATACCCATGAGACCCTGCAGCACTGGAGCTTCATGGAGGTTATATCGACACGAAAG GTTCGTTCGGAGGATGGCGCTCTCTTCCTGGACATGAAGGTCGGAAATCTGATGCAGCAGCGCGTGATCCGCGTCCAGACGGAGCAGGCTCACGAGATCTCCCGCCTGGTGCGACAGTACATCACCATGGCCCAGATCAGTCAGCGGGACAAGCGGGAACTCAACTAA